Proteins encoded together in one Flavobacteriales bacterium window:
- a CDS encoding DUF2795 domain-containing protein, which translates to MYWTLELASYLEDAPWPATKEELIDFAMRTGAPLEVVENLQAIEDEEEVFESIEEIWPDYPSKEDFFFNEDEY; encoded by the coding sequence GACCCTCGAACTCGCCTCTTACCTGGAGGATGCGCCCTGGCCTGCCACCAAGGAAGAACTCATCGACTTCGCCATGCGCACCGGCGCTCCGCTTGAAGTGGTGGAGAACCTGCAGGCCATCGAAGATGAAGAAGAGGTCTTCGAGAGCATCGAGGAGATCTGGCCGGATTACCCATCGAAGGAGGATTTCTTCTTCAACGAGGACGAATACTGA
- the secA gene encoding preprotein translocase subunit SecA: MIGSLAKAFKSVFGDKYQRDLKEVTPLVERTKEEFAKLGALSHNELRQRTNDLRARITERTKANDDRVAQLRAEIDADPRMAIHERETRYEEIDKLEEKSVEQIEEVLLEILPEAFAIVKETARRFSENKELRVRATELDRELAIKRPDAIRIEGDEAIWSNSWVAAGNRITWEMVHYDVQLIGGVALHKGRIAEMGTGEGKTLVSTLPVFLNALPGRGVHLVTVNDYLAKRDAEWMGPIHEFHGLRVDCIDKHQPNSPERRNAYLADITYGTNNEFGFDYLRDNMAHAPNALVQRKHNFAIVDEVDSVLVDDARTPLIISGPTPKGEIHQFDEYKPRVERLYSAQRQLVTKLLTEAKENLKGLADGSATKEQLEKGGMALLRAYRGLPKNSALIKYLSETGVRAHLQKTENNYLQDQGKDMPKVDAELYFTIDEKQHGIELCEKGVDLISGDVNDPNFFVMPDVGSTIAEIEKSGSAIDEKARRKDELLRDFGVKSERIHTVNQLIRAYALYEKDVEYVVMDGKVKIVDEQTGRILEGRRYSDGLHQAIESKEKVKVEAATQTYATITLQNYFRMYHKLAGMTGTAETEAQELWDIYKLDVMVIPTNRPVIRKDNEDMVFKTKREKYNAVIEEIDALRNANRPVLVGTTSVEVSELMSKMLTMRKIPHQVLNAKQHQREAEIVANAGMAGTVTIATNMAGRGTDIKLGPGVKEAGGLAIIGTEKHESRRVDRQLRGRAGRQGDPGSSQFYVSLEDDLMRLFNSERIAKIMDTMGLKEGEVIQAGMVTRSIERAQKKVEENNFGIRKRLLEYDDVMNSQRTVIYKRRHNALFGERLKLDILNMFHDVVSGTVAEFHPTGDFEGFQFELFRKFSAESAVDADGFKRLKADDVVDRTFEGVMATYERHMARTAAQAMPVITDVFLNQGAQYENIVVPITDGIRTMQVVAHLQKCYKSEGRELGNSIEKYITLAIIDNEWKEHLREMDELRRSVQNAALEQKDPLLIYKLESFNLFKAMMERINGEVIGFLARAGLPSAQPNVQQAQAPREPQQRLQTSRTDVAQSGPSRAAAPAPGGSAGPRGPMPPQGPRQPIAPVRVEKEPGRNDPCPCGSGKKYKQCHGKGA; this comes from the coding sequence ATGATCGGCTCACTCGCCAAAGCCTTCAAGTCCGTATTCGGGGACAAGTACCAACGCGACCTCAAAGAGGTGACCCCGCTCGTAGAGCGCACCAAGGAGGAATTCGCCAAGCTCGGCGCACTGAGCCACAACGAGCTGCGCCAACGCACCAACGACCTGCGCGCGCGCATCACGGAGCGCACCAAGGCCAACGATGATCGGGTGGCCCAGCTCCGCGCTGAGATCGATGCCGACCCCCGCATGGCCATCCACGAGCGCGAGACGCGGTACGAGGAGATCGACAAGCTCGAGGAGAAGAGCGTGGAGCAGATCGAAGAAGTGCTGCTCGAGATCCTGCCCGAGGCCTTCGCCATCGTGAAAGAGACCGCGCGCCGGTTCTCGGAGAACAAGGAGCTGCGCGTGCGGGCCACGGAGCTCGACCGCGAGCTCGCCATCAAACGGCCCGATGCCATCCGGATCGAGGGCGATGAGGCCATCTGGAGCAATTCATGGGTCGCGGCCGGAAACCGAATCACCTGGGAGATGGTGCATTACGATGTGCAGCTCATCGGCGGCGTCGCGCTGCACAAGGGCCGCATCGCCGAGATGGGAACGGGTGAGGGCAAGACCTTGGTCAGCACCTTGCCGGTGTTCCTCAACGCGCTGCCCGGCCGCGGCGTGCACCTGGTCACCGTGAACGACTACCTGGCCAAGCGCGATGCCGAGTGGATGGGCCCCATCCACGAGTTCCACGGCCTTCGCGTGGACTGCATCGACAAGCACCAGCCCAACAGCCCTGAGCGCCGCAACGCCTACCTGGCCGACATCACCTACGGCACCAACAACGAATTCGGCTTCGACTACCTGCGCGATAACATGGCGCATGCGCCGAACGCCCTGGTGCAGCGCAAGCACAACTTCGCCATCGTCGATGAGGTGGACAGCGTGCTCGTGGACGACGCGCGCACGCCGCTCATCATCAGCGGCCCCACGCCGAAGGGCGAGATCCACCAATTCGATGAGTACAAGCCGCGCGTGGAACGCCTCTACAGCGCGCAGCGACAGCTCGTCACCAAGCTGCTCACCGAAGCGAAGGAGAACCTCAAGGGCCTGGCCGATGGCAGCGCCACCAAGGAGCAGCTCGAGAAGGGCGGCATGGCCTTGCTGCGAGCCTACCGCGGGCTACCGAAGAACAGCGCGCTGATCAAGTACCTGAGCGAGACCGGCGTGCGCGCGCACCTGCAGAAGACCGAGAACAACTACCTGCAGGACCAGGGCAAGGACATGCCCAAAGTGGATGCGGAGCTGTACTTCACCATCGACGAGAAGCAGCACGGCATCGAGCTGTGCGAGAAGGGCGTTGACCTCATCAGCGGCGATGTGAACGATCCGAACTTCTTCGTGATGCCCGACGTGGGCAGCACCATCGCCGAGATCGAGAAGAGCGGCTCGGCCATCGATGAGAAGGCGCGCCGGAAGGACGAGCTGCTGCGCGACTTCGGCGTGAAGAGCGAGCGCATACACACCGTGAACCAGCTGATCCGCGCGTACGCCCTGTATGAGAAGGACGTGGAGTACGTGGTGATGGACGGCAAGGTGAAGATCGTGGACGAGCAGACGGGCCGCATCCTGGAGGGCCGGCGCTACAGCGATGGCCTGCACCAGGCCATCGAGAGCAAGGAGAAGGTGAAGGTGGAGGCCGCCACGCAGACCTACGCCACCATCACCCTGCAGAACTACTTCCGCATGTACCACAAGCTCGCCGGCATGACCGGCACCGCCGAGACCGAGGCGCAGGAGCTGTGGGACATCTACAAGCTGGATGTGATGGTGATCCCCACCAACCGCCCGGTGATCCGCAAGGACAATGAGGACATGGTCTTCAAGACCAAGCGCGAGAAATACAATGCGGTGATCGAGGAAATCGACGCGCTGCGCAACGCCAACCGGCCCGTGCTCGTGGGCACCACCAGCGTGGAGGTGAGCGAGCTGATGAGCAAGATGCTCACTATGCGCAAGATCCCGCACCAGGTGCTCAACGCCAAGCAGCACCAGCGCGAAGCCGAGATCGTGGCCAACGCGGGCATGGCCGGCACGGTGACCATCGCCACCAACATGGCGGGCCGCGGCACCGACATCAAGCTCGGGCCCGGCGTGAAGGAAGCGGGCGGCCTGGCCATCATCGGCACGGAGAAGCACGAGAGCCGCCGCGTGGACCGCCAGCTGCGCGGCCGCGCCGGCCGCCAGGGCGATCCCGGCAGCTCGCAGTTCTACGTGAGCCTCGAGGACGACCTCATGCGCCTCTTCAACAGCGAGCGCATCGCCAAGATCATGGACACCATGGGCCTCAAGGAAGGCGAGGTGATCCAGGCAGGGATGGTCACGCGCAGCATCGAGCGCGCGCAGAAGAAGGTGGAGGAGAACAACTTCGGCATCCGCAAGCGCCTGCTGGAGTACGACGATGTGATGAACAGCCAGCGCACGGTGATCTACAAGCGCCGGCACAACGCGCTCTTCGGCGAACGGCTGAAGCTCGACATCCTCAACATGTTCCACGATGTGGTGAGCGGCACCGTGGCCGAGTTCCACCCCACCGGCGACTTCGAGGGCTTCCAGTTCGAGCTCTTCCGGAAGTTCAGCGCCGAGAGCGCGGTGGATGCGGACGGATTCAAGCGATTAAAGGCCGACGATGTGGTGGACAGGACCTTCGAAGGGGTGATGGCCACCTACGAACGCCACATGGCGCGCACCGCAGCGCAGGCCATGCCCGTGATCACCGATGTGTTCCTGAACCAAGGCGCCCAGTACGAGAACATCGTAGTGCCCATCACCGACGGCATCAGGACCATGCAAGTGGTGGCGCACCTGCAGAAGTGCTACAAGAGCGAAGGGCGCGAGCTGGGCAACAGCATCGAGAAGTACATCACCTTGGCCATCATCGACAACGAGTGGAAGGAGCACCTGCGCGAGATGGACGAGCTGCGCCGCAGCGTGCAGAACGCCGCATTGGAGCAGAAGGACCCGCTGCTGATCTACAAGCTGGAGAGCTTCAACCTCTTCAAGGCCATGATGGAGCGCATCAACGGCGAGGTGATCGGCTTCCTCGCCCGCGCCGGCCTGCCCAGCGCCCAGCCGAACGTGCAGCAGGCACAGGCTCCACGTGAGCCGCAGCAGCGGCTGCAGACCAGCAGGACCGATGTGGCGCAGTCCGGCCCGTCACGCGCCGCTGCACCGGCGCCCGGCGGCAGCGCTGGGCCGCGCGGCCCCATGCCTCCGCAAGGACCACGACAGCCCATTGCGCCCGTCCGCGTGGAGAAGGAGCCGGGGCGCAACGATCCCTGCCCATGCGGAAGCGGCAAGAAGTACAAGCAGTGCCACGGGAAGGGGGCGTGA
- a CDS encoding energy transducer TonB, with translation MKTLSILLLAATLTTAPALGAYAQGGDESRQYLSAAMEPIVQKKAAYYRTTAGMDGELYIGKTFTIEGKLKAEGTYRDADMTLPHGEFTFYHPNGRVESKGEYINGNKTGIWLRYDAWGEPLAEKIYNPEPLANIIYTRAQTMPQFNGGDDRALVRYVKSKVESASDKRVRGTYTSSFIVEKDGSLTEVKVVEGQDEKIGQQVVDAIKSTTPWSPGAEKGQPVRVQMRVPVQF, from the coding sequence GTGAAGACCCTTTCCATCCTCCTCTTGGCCGCCACGCTGACCACGGCACCCGCGCTCGGCGCCTATGCCCAAGGCGGCGATGAATCGCGTCAATACCTCAGTGCCGCGATGGAGCCGATCGTGCAGAAGAAAGCCGCGTACTACCGCACCACCGCCGGCATGGACGGGGAGCTCTACATCGGGAAGACCTTCACCATCGAGGGCAAATTGAAGGCGGAGGGCACCTACCGCGATGCCGATATGACCTTGCCTCACGGCGAGTTCACCTTCTACCATCCGAACGGACGCGTGGAGAGCAAGGGAGAGTACATCAACGGCAACAAGACCGGCATCTGGCTGCGCTACGACGCGTGGGGCGAGCCGCTGGCGGAGAAGATCTACAACCCCGAGCCCTTGGCCAACATCATCTACACGCGCGCGCAGACCATGCCTCAATTCAATGGCGGCGATGATAGAGCCCTGGTGCGGTACGTGAAGTCGAAGGTGGAGTCGGCCAGCGACAAGCGCGTGCGCGGCACCTACACCAGCTCATTCATCGTGGAGAAGGATGGCTCGCTCACCGAAGTGAAGGTGGTGGAGGGGCAGGATGAGAAGATCGGCCAGCAGGTGGTGGATGCCATCAAGAGCACCACGCCGTGGAGCCCCGGCGCCGAGAAGGGCCAACCGGTGCGCGTGCAGATGCGCGTGCCCGTCCAGTTCTAG